From Camelus dromedarius isolate mCamDro1 chromosome 12, mCamDro1.pat, whole genome shotgun sequence, the proteins below share one genomic window:
- the RPS6KA4 gene encoding ribosomal protein S6 kinase alpha-4 isoform X2: protein MGDEDEDEGCAVELQITEAYGKVFLVRKAGGHDAGKLYAMKVLRKAALVQRAKTQEHTRTERSVLELVRQAPFLVTLHYAFQTDAKLHLILDYVNGGEMFTHLYQRQYFKEAEVRVYGGEIVLALEHLHKLGIIYRDLKLENVLLDSEGHIVLTDFGLSKEFLTEEKERTFSFCGTIEYMAPEIIRSKSGHGKAVDWWSLGILLFELLTGASPFTLEGERNTQAEVSRRILKCSPPFPPRIGPVAQDLLQRLLCKDPKKRLGAGPQGAQEVKNHPFFQGLDWAALAARKIPAPFRPQIRSELDVGNFAEEFTRLEPVYSPPGSPPPGDSRIFQGYSFVAPSILFDQNNAVMTDVLEASGAGDRPGRAAVARSAMMQDSPFFQQYELDLREPALGQGSFSVCRRCRQRQSGQEFAVKILSRRLEANTQREVAALRLCQSHPNVVKLHEVHHDQLHTYLVLELLQGGELLEHIRKKRHFSESEASQILRSLVSAVSFMHEEAGVVHRDLKPENILYADDTPGAPVKIIDFGFARLRPQSPAGPMQTPCFTLQYAAPELLAQQGYDESCDLWSLGVILYMMLSGQVPFQGASGQGGQSQAAEIMCKIREGRFSLDGEAWQGVSEEAKELVRGLLTVDPAKRLKLEGLRGSSWLQDGSARSSPPLRTPDVLESSGPAVRSGLNATFMAFNRGKREGFFLKSVENAPLAKRRKQKLRTAATSRRVSPAPASVPGRAPAAKGAPRRANGPLPPS, encoded by the exons ATGGGGGACGAGGATGAGGACGAGGGCTGTGCCGTGGAGCTGCAGATCACggaag CCTACGGGAAGGTGTTCCTGGTGCGGAAGGCGGGCGGGCACGACGCGGGGAAGCTGTATGCCATGAAGGTGCTGCGCAAGGCGGCGCTGGTGCAGCGTGCCAAGACGCAGGAGCACACACGCACAGAGCGCTCCGTGCTGGAGCTGGTGCGCCAGGCGCCCTTCCTGGTCACGCTGCACTATGCCTTCCAGACTGATGCCAAGCTGCACCTCATCCTGG ACTATGTGAATGGCGGTGAGATGTTCACCCACCTCTACCAGCGCCAGTACTTCAAGGAGGCTGAGGTGCGCGTGTACGGGGGTGAGATCGTGCTGGCACTGGAACACCTGCACAAG CTGGGCATCATCTACCGAGATCTGAAGCTGGAGAATGTGCTGCTGGACTCCGAGGGCCATATCGTCCTCACGGACTTTGGGCTTAGCAAAGAGTTCTTGACTGAGGAG AAAGAGCGGACCTTCTCCTTCTGTGGCACCATCGAGTACATGGCTCCTGAAATCATCCGCAGCAAGTCGGGCCACGGCAAG GCTGTGGACTGGTGGAGCCTTGGCATCCTGCTCTTCGAGCTGCTGACTGGGGCCTCGCCCTTCACCCTGGAGGGTGAGAGGAACACGCAGGCTGAGGTGTCTCG ACGGATCCTGAAgtgctcccctcccttccccccccGGATCGGGCCAGTGGCACAGGATCTACTGCAGCGGCTACTTTGCAAGGACCCTAAGAAGCGGCTGGGTGCAGGACCCCAAGGGGCACAGGAAGTGAAGAACCACCCCTTCTTCCAG GGTCTGGATTGGGCTGCTCTGGCTGCCAGGAAGATTCCAGCCCCATTTCGACCCCAGATCCGCTCAGAGTTGGATGTGGGCAACTTTGCAGAGGAATTTACCCGGTTAGAGCCTGTCTACTCACCCCCTGGCAGCCCCCCACCCGGGGACTCTCGCATCTTCCAG GGATACTCCTTCGTTGCGCCATCCATCCTGTTTGACCAGAACAATGCGGTGATGACAGATGTGCTGGAAGCATCTGGCGCTGGAGACCGGCCTGGCCGGGCAGCAGTGGCCAGGAGTGCCATGATGCAG GACTCGCCTTTCTTCCAGCAGTACGAGCTGGACCTGCGGGAGCCCGCGCTAGGCCAGGGTAGCTTCTCCGTGTGCCGCCGCTGCCGCCAGCGCCAGAGCGGCCAGGAGTTCGCGGTCAAGATCCTcagccgcag GCTTGAGGCAAATACGCAGCGTGAAGTGGCTGCCCTGCGGCTGTGCCAGTCGCACCCCAACGTGGTGAAGCTGCACGAAGTGCATCATGACCAG CTGCATACGTACCTGGTTCTGGAGCTGTTGCAGGGTGGGGAGCTCCTGGAGCACATCCGCAAGAAGCGGCACTTCAGCGAGTCCGAGGCGAGCCAGATCCTGCGCAGCCTCGTGTCGGCCGTGAGCTTCATGCACGAGGAGGCGGGCGTGGTTCACCGCGACCTAAAGCCCGAG AACATATTGTACGCCGATGATACGCCCGGAGCACCGGTAAAGATCATCGACTTCGGGTTCGCGCGGCTGCGCCCGCAGAGCCCCGCTGGACCCATGCAGACGCCCTGCTTCACGCTACAGTACGCGGCCCCCGAGCTGCTGGCGCAGCAGGGCTACGACGAGTCCTGCGACCTCTGGAGCCTCGGCGTCATTCTG tACATGATGCTGTCGGGGCAGGTCCCCTTTCAGGGGGCCTCAGGCCAGGGCGGGCAGAGCCAGGCGGCAGAGATCATGTGCAAGATCCGCGAAGGGCGCTTCTCCCTTGACGGGGAGGCCTGGCAGGGCGTGTCTGAGGAAGCCAAGGAGCTGGTCCGAG GGCTCCTGACTGTGGACCCTGCCAAGCGGCTGAAGCTCGAGGGGCTGCGGGGCAGCTCGTGGCTGCAGGATGGCAGCGCGCGCTCCTCGCCTCCCCTTCGGACGCCGGATGTGCTGGAGTCCTCTGGGCCGGCTGTGCGCTCGGGGCTCAACGCCACCTTTAtg GCGTTCAACCGGGGCAAACGCGAGGGTTTCTTCCTGAAGAGCGTGGAAAACGCGCCGCTGGCCAAGAGGCGGAAACAGAAGTTGCGGACCGCCGCCACCTCCCGCCGCGTCTCTCCTGCGCCAGCCAGCGTCCCTGGCCGGGCCCCTGCCGCCAAGGGAGCCCCCAGACGAGCCAACGGACCCTTGCCTCCCTCCTAG
- the RPS6KA4 gene encoding ribosomal protein S6 kinase alpha-4 isoform X1, whose product MGDEDEDEGCAVELQITEANLTGHEEKVGVENFQLLKVLGTGAYGKVFLVRKAGGHDAGKLYAMKVLRKAALVQRAKTQEHTRTERSVLELVRQAPFLVTLHYAFQTDAKLHLILDYVNGGEMFTHLYQRQYFKEAEVRVYGGEIVLALEHLHKLGIIYRDLKLENVLLDSEGHIVLTDFGLSKEFLTEEKERTFSFCGTIEYMAPEIIRSKSGHGKAVDWWSLGILLFELLTGASPFTLEGERNTQAEVSRRILKCSPPFPPRIGPVAQDLLQRLLCKDPKKRLGAGPQGAQEVKNHPFFQGLDWAALAARKIPAPFRPQIRSELDVGNFAEEFTRLEPVYSPPGSPPPGDSRIFQGYSFVAPSILFDQNNAVMTDVLEASGAGDRPGRAAVARSAMMQDSPFFQQYELDLREPALGQGSFSVCRRCRQRQSGQEFAVKILSRRLEANTQREVAALRLCQSHPNVVKLHEVHHDQLHTYLVLELLQGGELLEHIRKKRHFSESEASQILRSLVSAVSFMHEEAGVVHRDLKPENILYADDTPGAPVKIIDFGFARLRPQSPAGPMQTPCFTLQYAAPELLAQQGYDESCDLWSLGVILYMMLSGQVPFQGASGQGGQSQAAEIMCKIREGRFSLDGEAWQGVSEEAKELVRGLLTVDPAKRLKLEGLRGSSWLQDGSARSSPPLRTPDVLESSGPAVRSGLNATFMAFNRGKREGFFLKSVENAPLAKRRKQKLRTAATSRRVSPAPASVPGRAPAAKGAPRRANGPLPPS is encoded by the exons ATGGGGGACGAGGATGAGGACGAGGGCTGTGCCGTGGAGCTGCAGATCACggaag CCAACCTGACCGGGCACGAGGAGAAGGTGGGCGTGGAGAACTTCCAGCTGCTCAAGGTGCTGGGCACGGGAG CCTACGGGAAGGTGTTCCTGGTGCGGAAGGCGGGCGGGCACGACGCGGGGAAGCTGTATGCCATGAAGGTGCTGCGCAAGGCGGCGCTGGTGCAGCGTGCCAAGACGCAGGAGCACACACGCACAGAGCGCTCCGTGCTGGAGCTGGTGCGCCAGGCGCCCTTCCTGGTCACGCTGCACTATGCCTTCCAGACTGATGCCAAGCTGCACCTCATCCTGG ACTATGTGAATGGCGGTGAGATGTTCACCCACCTCTACCAGCGCCAGTACTTCAAGGAGGCTGAGGTGCGCGTGTACGGGGGTGAGATCGTGCTGGCACTGGAACACCTGCACAAG CTGGGCATCATCTACCGAGATCTGAAGCTGGAGAATGTGCTGCTGGACTCCGAGGGCCATATCGTCCTCACGGACTTTGGGCTTAGCAAAGAGTTCTTGACTGAGGAG AAAGAGCGGACCTTCTCCTTCTGTGGCACCATCGAGTACATGGCTCCTGAAATCATCCGCAGCAAGTCGGGCCACGGCAAG GCTGTGGACTGGTGGAGCCTTGGCATCCTGCTCTTCGAGCTGCTGACTGGGGCCTCGCCCTTCACCCTGGAGGGTGAGAGGAACACGCAGGCTGAGGTGTCTCG ACGGATCCTGAAgtgctcccctcccttccccccccGGATCGGGCCAGTGGCACAGGATCTACTGCAGCGGCTACTTTGCAAGGACCCTAAGAAGCGGCTGGGTGCAGGACCCCAAGGGGCACAGGAAGTGAAGAACCACCCCTTCTTCCAG GGTCTGGATTGGGCTGCTCTGGCTGCCAGGAAGATTCCAGCCCCATTTCGACCCCAGATCCGCTCAGAGTTGGATGTGGGCAACTTTGCAGAGGAATTTACCCGGTTAGAGCCTGTCTACTCACCCCCTGGCAGCCCCCCACCCGGGGACTCTCGCATCTTCCAG GGATACTCCTTCGTTGCGCCATCCATCCTGTTTGACCAGAACAATGCGGTGATGACAGATGTGCTGGAAGCATCTGGCGCTGGAGACCGGCCTGGCCGGGCAGCAGTGGCCAGGAGTGCCATGATGCAG GACTCGCCTTTCTTCCAGCAGTACGAGCTGGACCTGCGGGAGCCCGCGCTAGGCCAGGGTAGCTTCTCCGTGTGCCGCCGCTGCCGCCAGCGCCAGAGCGGCCAGGAGTTCGCGGTCAAGATCCTcagccgcag GCTTGAGGCAAATACGCAGCGTGAAGTGGCTGCCCTGCGGCTGTGCCAGTCGCACCCCAACGTGGTGAAGCTGCACGAAGTGCATCATGACCAG CTGCATACGTACCTGGTTCTGGAGCTGTTGCAGGGTGGGGAGCTCCTGGAGCACATCCGCAAGAAGCGGCACTTCAGCGAGTCCGAGGCGAGCCAGATCCTGCGCAGCCTCGTGTCGGCCGTGAGCTTCATGCACGAGGAGGCGGGCGTGGTTCACCGCGACCTAAAGCCCGAG AACATATTGTACGCCGATGATACGCCCGGAGCACCGGTAAAGATCATCGACTTCGGGTTCGCGCGGCTGCGCCCGCAGAGCCCCGCTGGACCCATGCAGACGCCCTGCTTCACGCTACAGTACGCGGCCCCCGAGCTGCTGGCGCAGCAGGGCTACGACGAGTCCTGCGACCTCTGGAGCCTCGGCGTCATTCTG tACATGATGCTGTCGGGGCAGGTCCCCTTTCAGGGGGCCTCAGGCCAGGGCGGGCAGAGCCAGGCGGCAGAGATCATGTGCAAGATCCGCGAAGGGCGCTTCTCCCTTGACGGGGAGGCCTGGCAGGGCGTGTCTGAGGAAGCCAAGGAGCTGGTCCGAG GGCTCCTGACTGTGGACCCTGCCAAGCGGCTGAAGCTCGAGGGGCTGCGGGGCAGCTCGTGGCTGCAGGATGGCAGCGCGCGCTCCTCGCCTCCCCTTCGGACGCCGGATGTGCTGGAGTCCTCTGGGCCGGCTGTGCGCTCGGGGCTCAACGCCACCTTTAtg GCGTTCAACCGGGGCAAACGCGAGGGTTTCTTCCTGAAGAGCGTGGAAAACGCGCCGCTGGCCAAGAGGCGGAAACAGAAGTTGCGGACCGCCGCCACCTCCCGCCGCGTCTCTCCTGCGCCAGCCAGCGTCCCTGGCCGGGCCCCTGCCGCCAAGGGAGCCCCCAGACGAGCCAACGGACCCTTGCCTCCCTCCTAG